In the genome of Bdellovibrionota bacterium, one region contains:
- the kdpA gene encoding potassium-transporting ATPase subunit KdpA, producing MNGFDVIQIIITLAVLIVASPFLGKFMKQVYEGEPHLLLKLFRPIEMVLNKITHVHQKEEMNWKEYAFALISFNFIGLIFLFLLQMFQSVLPLNPKDLPGVSWHSALNTAISFVSNTNWQGYSGEATMSYLTQMLGLAVQNFLSAATGIAVAVALARGLSRKMTDKIGNFWTDTIRGTTYILLPLSLILSTFLVSEGVIQNFSSYQEVTTVESVKQTLPMGPAASQIAIKQLGTNGGGFFNTNSAHPFENPTPLSNWLQLLSILLIPAGLAFTFGEIVKSRKQGLVIFTTMLILLCLGLGLSLWSEYSLNPAIGANALMEGKETRFGVTNSILWSIFTSAASNGSVNAMHSSLAPLSGGIAMFNIMLGEIIFGGVGSGLYGMILFVILTVFLAGLMVGRTPEYLGKKIEAKEIQMVILAVILPSAMILIGAGISVVLPVALSSLASKGPHGLSEILYAFTSAAGNNGSAFAGLNANTVYYNLTLGLAMLVGRFGVILPVLAIAGGLAVKKISPPSFGTFGTDTPLFIALLIGVILIVGGLTFFPALSLGPIMEHMLMKMGQTF from the coding sequence ATGAATGGCTTTGATGTTATCCAAATAATCATAACTCTCGCAGTCCTAATTGTTGCTTCTCCTTTTTTAGGTAAATTTATGAAGCAAGTCTATGAAGGAGAACCGCATCTTCTTTTGAAATTATTTAGACCTATAGAAATGGTGCTAAATAAAATTACTCACGTTCATCAAAAAGAAGAGATGAACTGGAAAGAATATGCCTTTGCCCTTATATCATTTAACTTTATTGGACTCATTTTCTTATTCTTGCTTCAAATGTTTCAGAGTGTGTTACCTCTCAATCCTAAGGACTTACCGGGTGTCTCATGGCATTCTGCTTTGAATACAGCCATTAGTTTCGTATCCAATACAAATTGGCAGGGATATTCCGGCGAAGCTACGATGAGTTATCTCACTCAAATGTTGGGCTTGGCTGTTCAAAACTTTCTAAGTGCAGCTACAGGTATAGCCGTAGCTGTTGCCTTGGCTCGAGGCCTTTCAAGAAAGATGACCGATAAAATTGGAAATTTTTGGACGGACACCATTAGGGGAACAACTTATATCTTATTACCTCTCTCCTTGATTCTATCGACCTTCCTAGTTTCAGAAGGTGTGATTCAAAATTTTTCTTCTTATCAAGAGGTAACAACTGTTGAGAGCGTAAAGCAAACTCTACCTATGGGGCCAGCTGCTTCTCAAATTGCGATTAAACAACTAGGCACAAATGGCGGCGGTTTTTTTAACACGAACAGCGCTCACCCATTTGAAAATCCAACTCCACTTTCGAATTGGTTACAACTTCTCTCAATTCTTCTGATTCCTGCAGGCCTCGCTTTTACTTTTGGCGAAATTGTGAAAAGTAGAAAACAAGGCCTCGTGATCTTTACTACAATGCTGATACTTCTATGTTTGGGATTGGGATTATCTCTTTGGTCTGAATATTCATTAAATCCTGCTATTGGAGCAAATGCTTTGATGGAAGGAAAAGAAACAAGATTTGGAGTAACAAATAGTATTTTGTGGTCCATTTTTACGTCAGCAGCATCAAATGGCTCAGTCAATGCCATGCACTCGTCACTAGCACCTCTTTCGGGAGGAATTGCGATGTTTAATATTATGCTGGGAGAAATTATTTTTGGCGGAGTTGGCTCTGGCCTTTATGGAATGATTTTGTTTGTTATTCTCACAGTCTTCCTGGCTGGCCTGATGGTAGGAAGAACGCCAGAATATTTAGGTAAAAAAATTGAAGCTAAAGAAATTCAAATGGTCATTCTCGCGGTTATTTTACCAAGTGCCATGATTCTAATTGGTGCGGGAATTTCCGTAGTACTTCCGGTTGCCTTATCAAGCCTTGCTAGTAAAGGTCCTCACGGCCTATCTGAAATTCTATATGCATTCACTTCGGCAGCAGGTAATAACGGATCTGCATTTGCGGGTCTTAATGCAAATACAGTTTATTACAATCTCACATTAGGTCTTGCAATGCTGGTTGGTAGATTTGGCGTGATCCTTCCAGTCCTAGCGATTGCGGGTGGACTGGCAGTTAAGAAAATTTCACCACCGAGCTTTGGAACCTTCGGAACTGATACTCCGCTATTCATTGCGCTGCTAATTGGAGTCATTTTAATAGTCGGTGGCCTGACATTCTTTCCTGCTCTCAGCTTAGGACCAATTATGGAGCATATGTTAATGAAAATGGGTCAAACCTTTTAA
- the kdpB gene encoding potassium-transporting ATPase subunit KdpB translates to MKTSLFSKQLVQKAILDSFVKLDPRVQIKNPVMLITLVSAVITTLYLFKELNAFNVQISIWLWFTLLFANFSEALAEGRGKAQAESLKKTKTQTVARLLKNGKEERISAALLKKGDQVICETNDIIPGDGEIIEGIATIDESAITGESAPVVRESGGDRNAVTGGTRVISDRIVIRITAEPGNSFLDRMINLVEGAKRKKTPNEIALSILLSGLTIIFILAVATLKLFADYSSQSSSQDLSQIVTVPVLVALLVCLIPTTIGGLLSAIGISGMDRLIRKNVIATSGRAVEAAGDIDILLLDKTGTITLGNRMATEFYPAPSVSDVELAEKAQLSSLSDETAEGRSIVILAKDRFKIRAETFDPNTATFIPFTAQTRMSGVDIKKESDTLQIRKGASDAIQNWIKSKGGSFPIEVKNAVDKVAKLGGTPLVVSENEKVLGVIYLKDIVKGGIKERFSELRKMGIKTVMITGDNPLTAAAIAAESGVDDFMAEATPESKLQRIREEQNKGLLVAMTGDGTNDAPALAQADVGVAMNSGTQAAREAGNMVDLDSSPTKLIEIVETGKQLLMTRGALTTFSVANDVAKYFAIIPALFASLYMTSSGVGPLAVLNVMNLGSPKSAILSAVIFNALIIIALVPLALKGVKYRAVGAASILQRNILIYGFGGIIIPFIGIKLIDIIINFGGWV, encoded by the coding sequence ATGAAAACATCGTTATTCTCAAAACAATTAGTTCAAAAAGCCATACTGGATTCCTTTGTTAAATTAGATCCGAGAGTCCAAATTAAGAATCCTGTTATGCTTATAACATTGGTATCGGCTGTTATAACTACACTCTATTTATTCAAAGAATTGAATGCCTTTAATGTTCAGATATCAATTTGGCTTTGGTTTACTTTACTCTTTGCAAATTTTTCTGAAGCGCTGGCAGAAGGACGAGGCAAAGCCCAAGCAGAGAGTTTAAAAAAAACTAAGACCCAAACAGTTGCAAGACTTCTTAAAAATGGAAAAGAAGAAAGGATCAGTGCAGCTCTTTTAAAAAAAGGCGATCAGGTAATCTGTGAAACCAACGACATTATTCCTGGGGATGGAGAAATCATCGAGGGAATAGCAACAATAGATGAATCGGCAATCACAGGTGAATCAGCGCCAGTTGTTCGCGAAAGTGGTGGGGACCGCAATGCTGTCACAGGTGGCACTAGAGTTATCAGTGATAGAATTGTTATTCGTATTACTGCTGAACCTGGAAATAGCTTCTTAGACAGAATGATTAATCTTGTCGAAGGCGCAAAACGAAAAAAAACTCCTAATGAAATTGCTTTGAGTATTTTATTATCAGGACTTACAATTATTTTCATCTTGGCTGTTGCTACCTTAAAGCTATTTGCGGATTACTCTAGTCAGTCCTCAAGCCAAGATCTCTCACAGATCGTTACTGTCCCAGTATTAGTAGCTCTTTTGGTATGCCTGATTCCAACAACCATTGGTGGACTTTTAAGCGCAATCGGAATTAGCGGAATGGATCGTTTGATTCGCAAGAATGTGATTGCTACAAGCGGTAGAGCCGTCGAAGCCGCTGGAGATATTGATATTTTACTTCTTGATAAGACAGGTACGATCACCTTAGGAAATCGTATGGCGACAGAATTTTATCCAGCTCCAAGTGTATCTGATGTTGAACTTGCAGAGAAGGCTCAGCTCTCCTCATTGAGTGACGAGACGGCAGAAGGAAGATCTATCGTAATCCTTGCAAAAGATAGATTTAAAATTAGAGCAGAAACTTTTGATCCAAACACAGCAACTTTTATTCCATTCACGGCACAAACTAGAATGAGTGGAGTTGATATCAAAAAGGAATCAGACACTCTGCAAATTAGAAAAGGAGCATCTGATGCTATTCAGAATTGGATTAAATCAAAAGGCGGAAGTTTTCCTATCGAGGTAAAAAACGCTGTCGATAAAGTAGCAAAGCTTGGAGGAACACCTTTGGTTGTTTCTGAGAATGAAAAAGTATTGGGTGTTATTTATTTAAAAGACATAGTTAAAGGCGGTATTAAAGAAAGATTTTCAGAGCTCAGAAAAATGGGGATTAAAACCGTAATGATAACAGGCGATAATCCTCTAACCGCAGCAGCTATTGCAGCTGAGTCCGGAGTTGATGACTTCATGGCCGAGGCAACTCCCGAAAGTAAACTCCAAAGAATTCGTGAAGAGCAAAACAAGGGGTTATTAGTAGCAATGACTGGGGACGGTACCAACGATGCCCCAGCACTTGCACAGGCTGATGTTGGTGTTGCTATGAATAGTGGAACTCAAGCAGCAAGGGAAGCTGGAAACATGGTGGATTTAGATAGTAGTCCAACAAAACTTATTGAGATTGTTGAAACTGGAAAACAATTGTTAATGACTCGCGGAGCACTTACAACATTCAGTGTTGCAAACGATGTTGCAAAATACTTTGCAATTATTCCAGCTTTATTTGCTTCACTTTATATGACTTCGAGCGGAGTCGGCCCCTTAGCAGTCTTAAATGTAATGAATCTTGGTTCTCCCAAAAGTGCTATTTTAAGTGCCGTGATATTCAACGCACTTATTATTATTGCTCTTGTTCCGCTCGCGCTCAAGGGAGTGAAGTACCGAGCTGTGGGTGCAGCATCAATTCTACAACGAAATATTCTTATCTATGGATTTGGTGGAATTATAATTCCATTCATTGGAATTAAATTGATCGATATCATTATTAATTTTGGAGGTTGGGTATGA